In a single window of the Platichthys flesus chromosome 5, fPlaFle2.1, whole genome shotgun sequence genome:
- the pglyrp2 gene encoding N-acetylmuramoyl-L-alanine amidase, whose translation MTFSGLSVLVLASFGFFSVSRSVGLHLRNMDSFIRAVQQVEDSDPGLSPLALVRALRRTAGHDDAMTIHFLGSSNNLSDAEVLDTAILNASSFSFFDKAIHHIVTDYGEERGVVLAPDGTTVALAPLLLGIESGLKAMIEGKPADGIFPLTLARTLGLSFVSLQDFPTRYRMGPSGCWDNVEHPQVFKLSLLPTLATDAMINGGMDGAVLGMDLSDQSKSEKPQALSEILKGYYSFTLNEGQGLDAVTRHISPRRREISRSLLEPLDLHSQVMETLALVWKLEKTEWIAWDTGVGQAVRDGLQAFVHIFWDCPQIISRCQWGANSYQDTPIPLSLPLHFLYVHHTYEPSSPCLSFSQCSRNMRAMQRFHQEDRGWSDIGYNFVVGSDGYVYEGRGWTYLGTHTMGHNSLGYGVSIIGNYTATLPSRHAMDLLRHRLVRCAVNGGGLSANFTIHGHRQVVNTACPGDAFFSEIRSWEHFRV comes from the exons GTCTCCACCTACGGAACATGGACAGTTTCATTCGCGCTGTGCAGCAGGTTGAGGACTCTGACCCTGGCCTGTCCCCTTTGGCTTTGGTCAGGGCCCTGCGGAGGACAGCTGGCCATGATGATGCAATGACCATCCATTTTCTGGGTTCGTCAAATAATCTCAGTGATGCTGAGGTTCTGGACACAGCCATCCTTAACGCCTCGTCTTTCAGCTTTTTTGACAAGGCCATCCACCACATTGTGACGGACTATGGAGAGGAACGTGGGGTGGTTCTAGCTCCAGACGGCACCACAGTTGCACTTGCTCCGTTACTGCTGGGAATCGAATCAGGACTGAAAGCCATGATTGAGGGGAAGCCAGCTGATGGCATCTTCCCTCTTACCTTGGCCAGGACACTTGGTCTGTCCTTCGTCAGCCTCCAGGACTTTCCAACACGTTATCGCATGGGGCCGAGTGGGTGCTGGGACAATGTAGAGCACCCTCAGGTGTTCAAGCTGTCTCTGCTTCCCACTCTGGCCACTGATGCCATGATTAATGGTGGCATGGATGGAGCTGTACTGGGCATGGACCTCAGCGATCAAAGTAAATCTGAAAAGCCGCAGGCCCTCAGTGAGATCTTGAAAGGATACTATAGTTTTACTTTGAATGAGGGGCAGGGCCTTGATGCTGTGACCAGGCACATAAGCCCGAGACGACGGGAGATATCTAGATCCCTTCTGGAGCCACTTGATCTACACAGCCAGGTGATGGAGACACTGGCATTGGTCTGGAAGCTGGAGAAGACGGAATGGATTGCTTGGGACACTGGAGTGGGGCAGGCAGTGAGGGATGGATTGCAGGCATTTGTTCACATATTCTGGG ACTGCCCTCAAATCATCTCCCGTTGTCAGTGGGGGGCAAACTCTTACCAGGATACCCCCATCCCGCTGTCTTTGCCCCTCCACTTCCTGTATGTGCACCACACCTACGAGCCATCCTCACCCTGTCTGTCCTTCTCACAGTGCTCTCGTAACATGAGAGCCATGCAGAGGTTTCACCAGGAGGACCGCGGCTGGAGCGACATTGGATACAA CTTTGTGGTGGGCTCTGACGGCTACGTCTACGAAGGCAGAGGCTGGACGTACCTCGGCACTCACACCATGGGCCACAATAGCCTCGGGTATGGGGTGTCAATCATTGGTAACTACACTGCCACCCTTCCCTCTCGCCACGCCATGGACCTGTTGCGCCATCGTCTGGTCCGTTGTGCAGTAAATGGAGGAGGACTGTCTGCCAACTTCACCATCCATGGCCACAGGCAGGTGGTAAACACTGCCTGTCCTGGAGATGCCTTCTTCTCTGAAATAAGAAGCTGGGAACACTTCAGGGTCTGA
- the LOC133954149 gene encoding LOW QUALITY PROTEIN: lysozyme g-like (The sequence of the model RefSeq protein was modified relative to this genomic sequence to represent the inferred CDS: deleted 1 base in 1 codon) — MCRLWKHPIVETSGASWQTAQQDSLGYSGVNASHTMAQTDMGRMSQFKSKIMRVGQRHGVDPALIAAIISRESRAGNALQDGWGDFHNAWGLMQVDVNPNGGGHTAKGGWDSEEHLNQGTEILVYFINRISNKFPGWSREQQLKGGIAAYNMGDGNVHSYSGVDQHTTGGDYSNDVTARAQWYKNNGY, encoded by the exons atgTGCAGGTTATGGAAACATCCGATC GTTGAGACCAGTGGAGCTTCATGGCAAACTGCTCAGCAGGACAGCCTGGGATATTCAG GTGTAAATGCATCACACACAATGGCGCAGACGGACATGGGCAGAATGAGTCAGTTCAAGTCCAAAATCATGAGAGTCGGTCAGAGACACGGAGTCGACCCTGCTCTCATTGCTGCCATCATCTCGAGAGAGTCCAGGGCTGGAAATGCACTTCAAGACGGCTGGGGAGACTTTCACAACGCCTGGGGACTGATGCAG GTTGATGTTAATCCCAATGGAGGTGGACACACTGCTAAAGGTGGATGGGACAGTGAGGAACACCTCAACCAAGGCACTGAGATcttggtttattttattaaccGAATCAGCAATAAGTTTCCTGGctggagcagagagcagcagctgaaag gagggaTAGCAGCCTACAACATGGGGGATGGGAATGTGCATTCCTATAGTGGAGTAGATCAACACACAACCGGTGGAGACTACTCCAATGACGTCACAGCCAGAGCTCAGTGGTACAAAAACAATGGTTACTGA
- the LOC133954148 gene encoding zinc finger protein Gfi-1b-like has translation MPRSFLVKRGGLLHPRPAARRPGPRSTPVTFNQLEKKLGCSWETRLKDSTTETPNDNTESITLLQPDLFAAAHSHERGHLQPLSPTSYDCGPAEPLRPDTCIPVERADSDTLTPGSWSKPHVSSGYPDKSSAVLGNLTQPLILRETRSRGCSKTSAPRQECPLCSKIFSCVSSLKTHKCRSHESRAHVSPVHITSSRTNTVRSPCRGKERTFGCAVCGKVFKRSSTLSTHLLIHSDTRPYPCQYCGKRFHQKSDLKKHTFIHTGEKPHVCGICGKAFSQSSNLITHSRKHTDDRPYRCPRCPYSFQHRVELRQHQELHCTYH, from the exons ATGCCTCGCTCCTTCTTGGTGAAGCGAGGAGGGCTGCTCCACCCTCGGCCCGCAGCAAGAAGACCCGGCCCCAGATCGACCCCAGTGACATTCAACCAGTTAGAGAAGAAGTTGGGGTGCTCCTGGGAGACGAGACTGAAGGACTCCACAACAGAGACCCCCAATGATAACACAGAGTCCATCACGTTACTGCAGCCAGACCTTTTTGCTGCCGCTCACTCACATGAGAGAGGACACCTTCAGCCACTAAGTCCCACATCTTATG ACTGTGGTCCTGCTGAGCCTTTGAGGCCGGATACTTGTATCCCTGTGGAGAGAGCGGACTCGGACACTCTGACACCCGGCTCTTGGTCCAAACCTCATGTGAGCTCAGGATATCCTGACAAATCTTCAGCAGTTCTAGGCAACCTGACTCAGCCTCTGATCCTGAGGGAGACCAGGAGCAGAGGCTGCTCCAAGACCAGTGCTCCAAGGCAAGAGTGTCCACTCTGTAGCAAG ATTTTTTCCTGTGTGTCCAGTCTGAAGACTCACAAATGCAGGAGTCATGAAAGCAGAGCACATGTGTCCCCAGTACACATCACGTCCAGCCGGACAAATACTGTGCGGTCACCATGCAGGGGCAAG GAGCGGACGTTTGGCTGTGCCGTGTGCGGGAAAGTGTTCAAGCGCTCCTCCACCCTCTCCACTCATCTGCTCATACACTCAGACACACGGCCGTATCCCTGCCAGTACTGTGGCAAGAGGTTCCACCAGAAGTCTGACTTGAAGAAACACACCTTCATTCACACCG GAGAGAAGCCCCACGTGTGTGGGATATGTGGGAAGGCGTTCAGCCAGAGCTCCAACCTCATCACCCACAGCCGCAAGCACACGGACGACCGTCCCTACCGCTGCCCCCGCTGCCCCTACAGCTTCCAGCACAGAGTGGAGCTGCGGCAGCACCAGGAGCTCCACTGCACCTACCACTGA